From Pseudomonadota bacterium, a single genomic window includes:
- the argJ gene encoding bifunctional glutamate N-acetyltransferase/amino-acid acetyltransferase ArgJ: MKKPFPADPEAEGAIVAARGFRAVGLGCGIKPQGLDLALLVGERAVPAAAVFTSSLAAAPPVQLSRRHLAQPYARAVLATSGCANAGTGAPGLQAAEQSVSAVAAQLGCAAEEVLVCSTGLIGPRLPVEKIVAALPQAVAGLDRGREAGRAAAAAICTTDSRSKQSLRRGGGFVVGGMAKGAGMICPDMATMLAFITTDAVVDPARLARSLHAAVAVSFNSLNVDACQSTNDTVMVLASGAAAVEPTEAEFTALLREVCCDLAFQIAADAEGTTRVVRLRLRGATDDAVARKIGKHVASSDLVRAALWGGDPNWGRILAALGTAGVPLDCQAVEIDYAGVPTCRAGAAVPFDDPALAAQVATGDFAIDIRVGTGPGCAEVLTADLTPDYVVFNGERS, encoded by the coding sequence ATGAAGAAGCCCTTCCCCGCTGACCCCGAGGCCGAGGGCGCGATCGTCGCCGCCCGCGGCTTTCGCGCGGTGGGCCTGGGTTGCGGGATCAAGCCCCAGGGCCTCGACCTGGCGCTGCTGGTCGGGGAGCGCGCCGTGCCGGCCGCGGCGGTCTTTACCAGCTCGCTGGCGGCCGCGCCGCCGGTGCAGCTCAGCCGCCGACATCTCGCGCAGCCCTATGCTCGCGCCGTGCTGGCGACCTCCGGCTGCGCCAACGCGGGCACCGGCGCGCCGGGTCTGCAGGCCGCCGAGCAGTCGGTGAGCGCCGTGGCTGCCCAGCTCGGTTGCGCTGCCGAGGAGGTGTTGGTCTGCTCGACGGGCCTGATCGGGCCGCGCCTGCCGGTGGAGAAGATCGTCGCGGCGCTGCCGCAGGCGGTCGCGGGGCTCGACCGCGGTCGCGAGGCGGGGCGGGCCGCCGCCGCGGCGATCTGCACGACGGACAGCCGCAGCAAGCAGTCGCTGCGCCGCGGCGGTGGCTTCGTCGTAGGCGGTATGGCCAAGGGCGCTGGGATGATCTGCCCAGACATGGCGACGATGTTGGCCTTCATCACGACGGATGCCGTCGTCGATCCGGCGCGGCTGGCCCGCAGCCTGCATGCGGCCGTCGCCGTGTCCTTCAACTCGCTCAATGTCGATGCCTGCCAATCGACCAACGACACCGTCATGGTCCTGGCCTCGGGAGCTGCTGCGGTCGAGCCGACCGAGGCCGAGTTCACGGCGCTTCTGAGGGAGGTTTGCTGCGACCTGGCCTTCCAGATCGCCGCCGATGCGGAGGGCACGACGCGGGTCGTTCGGCTGCGCCTGCGGGGCGCCACCGACGATGCCGTGGCTCGAAAAATCGGCAAGCATGTCGCCAGTTCGGACCTCGTGCGCGCGGCGCTCTGGGGCGGCGACCCGAACTGGGGCCGCATCCTCGCGGCGCTCGGTACGGCCGGCGTGCCGCTCGATTGCCAGGCCGTCGAGATCGACTACGCGGGCGTGCCCACCTGCCGCGCTGGCGCGGCCGTGCCCTTCGACGATCCGGCGCTGGCGGCCCAGGTGGCCACCGGCGACTTCGCGATCGATATCAGGGTCGGTACGGGACCCGGCTGCGCCGAGGTGCTGACCGCCGACCTGACGCCCGACTACGTGGTCTTCAACGGGGAGCGCTCGTGA
- a CDS encoding N-acetyl-gamma-glutamyl-phosphate reductase — translation MRVAVLGASGYAGGEVVRLIDGHPSFSIAYLGAHSQAGRALGVAHPQLSGGERLLAPNSPESVPDVDLAFMALPHGASAATGAALAARGIKVVDIGSDFRMDTAARYEEAYGAAHPLPEELPAWVYGLPELFRARIVGADRVAAPGCYPTSSLLALAPLLRQGLIGEQGLVINALSGVSGAGRALREDLLFGAVAESVRAYGVTNHRHRPEIEMGLELACGRPLRVLFTPHLMPMQRGMLATCTAPLARAVTRAQLLAALREAYADAPFVSVIDDPPQTRWVVGSNRAVLTAYVDARTQSAVVLSVIDNLLKGAAGQAVQCANLMCGLDEAAGLPRNGIMP, via the coding sequence TTGCGCGTCGCCGTGTTGGGTGCCTCTGGCTATGCCGGGGGCGAGGTCGTGCGCTTGATCGACGGCCATCCGTCCTTCTCGATCGCCTACCTGGGGGCGCATTCCCAGGCCGGCCGAGCGCTGGGGGTGGCCCATCCGCAGCTCAGCGGCGGTGAGCGCCTGCTCGCGCCGAACAGCCCCGAGAGCGTACCGGACGTCGACCTGGCCTTCATGGCGCTGCCGCACGGCGCCTCGGCGGCGACCGGCGCGGCGCTGGCGGCCCGCGGCATCAAGGTCGTCGACATCGGCAGCGACTTCCGCATGGACACGGCCGCGCGCTACGAGGAGGCCTACGGCGCCGCGCATCCACTGCCCGAGGAGCTTCCGGCCTGGGTCTACGGCCTGCCCGAGCTCTTTCGCGCCCGTATCGTCGGCGCCGACCGCGTCGCCGCCCCCGGCTGCTACCCGACGAGCTCATTGCTCGCGCTGGCGCCGCTCCTGCGCCAGGGGCTGATCGGCGAGCAGGGCCTCGTGATCAACGCGCTCTCTGGGGTCTCGGGCGCGGGCCGTGCGCTGCGCGAGGATCTGCTCTTCGGCGCGGTCGCCGAGAGCGTGCGCGCCTATGGCGTGACGAACCACCGCCATCGGCCGGAGATCGAGATGGGCCTCGAGCTGGCCTGTGGCCGCCCGCTGCGCGTGCTCTTCACGCCGCACCTGATGCCGATGCAGCGCGGCATGCTCGCGACCTGCACCGCGCCGCTGGCGCGTGCGGTGACCCGCGCGCAGCTCCTTGCCGCCCTGCGCGAGGCCTACGCCGACGCGCCCTTCGTCAGCGTGATCGACGACCCGCCGCAGACGCGCTGGGTCGTCGGCTCGAATCGCGCCGTGCTGACGGCTTACGTCGACGCGCGGACCCAGAGCGCGGTGGTGCTGAGCGTGATCGACAACCTGTTGAAGGGCGCCGCGGGCCAGGCCGTGCAGTGCGCCAACCTGATGTGCGGGCTCGACGAGGCGGCAGGCCTGCCGCGGAACGGAATCATGCCATGA
- a CDS encoding YjbQ family protein gives MTIHRRELALETTAATDILDLSGEVARVVAESGVRHGSVLVFVPGSTAALTTIELESGVVEDLRRAIDRLVPADAPYLHDRRWGDGNGYAHVRAALLGPSLTVPLIDGRLALGTWQQLVLIDFDNRPRCRQVLVQVTGEP, from the coding sequence ATGACGATTCATCGGCGTGAGCTTGCGCTCGAGACGACGGCGGCGACGGACATCCTCGACCTGAGCGGCGAGGTCGCGCGCGTGGTCGCCGAGAGCGGAGTGCGCCACGGCAGCGTGTTGGTCTTCGTGCCCGGCTCGACGGCGGCGCTGACGACGATCGAGCTCGAGAGCGGCGTGGTCGAGGACCTACGACGCGCGATCGATCGGCTCGTGCCGGCGGACGCTCCCTACCTGCACGATCGGCGCTGGGGCGATGGCAACGGCTATGCCCACGTCAGGGCCGCGCTCCTCGGCCCCTCGCTGACCGTGCCCCTGATCGATGGGCGCCTGGCGCTCGGCACCTGGCAGCAGCTCGTCCTGATCGACTTCGACAACCGCCCGCGCTGCCGGCAGGTCCTGGTCCAGGTGACGGGGGAGCCGTAG
- the argB gene encoding acetylglutamate kinase gives MEAKPYIQAYRGKIVVIKYGGSAMTDEALRESFAGDVSLLNLVGIKPVIVHGGGPQITRAMRQAGVEPKWVDGLRVTDAESVRVVQTTLVGEINPDIVRLLSGHGTIAAGLNGLDGQLLVARPKDARLGFVGEVDEVNPAIIFGLLDRGIVPVIAPIGHGRDGAAYNINADTAAAAVAEAIGAEKLVYLTDVEGLYRDLGDRNSLLPRISPAGVRALIDSGAISAGMVPKLLSCLAALKGGVQRAHMLDGRLEHALLLEIFTPEGVGTMITAEDEP, from the coding sequence ATGGAGGCCAAGCCCTACATTCAGGCCTATCGCGGCAAGATCGTCGTGATCAAGTACGGCGGGTCGGCGATGACCGACGAGGCCCTGCGCGAGAGCTTCGCGGGCGACGTCAGCCTGCTCAACCTGGTTGGCATCAAGCCGGTGATTGTCCACGGTGGCGGGCCGCAGATCACGCGGGCGATGCGGCAGGCGGGCGTCGAGCCGAAGTGGGTCGATGGCCTGCGCGTCACCGACGCCGAGTCCGTGCGCGTGGTGCAGACGACGCTGGTCGGCGAGATCAATCCGGACATCGTGCGCCTGCTCAGTGGGCATGGCACGATCGCCGCCGGGCTCAACGGCCTCGACGGTCAGCTGCTGGTTGCGCGGCCCAAGGACGCGCGCCTCGGCTTCGTCGGCGAGGTCGACGAGGTCAATCCAGCGATCATCTTTGGGCTGCTCGACCGCGGCATCGTCCCGGTGATCGCGCCGATCGGCCATGGGCGCGACGGCGCGGCCTACAACATCAACGCCGACACGGCGGCGGCGGCGGTGGCGGAGGCGATCGGCGCCGAGAAGTTGGTCTACCTCACCGATGTCGAGGGGCTCTACCGCGATCTCGGCGACCGCAACAGCCTGCTTCCGCGGATCAGCCCGGCCGGGGTGCGCGCGCTGATCGACTCCGGCGCGATCTCGGCCGGCATGGTGCCAAAGCTGCTCTCCTGCCTCGCGGCGCTGAAGGGCGGCGTCCAGCGGGCGCATATGCTCGACGGTCGTCTCGAGCACGCGCTGCTGCTCGAGATCTTCACGCCCGAGGGCGTCGGCACGATGATCACCGCGGAGGATGAACCATGA
- a CDS encoding aspartate aminotransferase family protein, producing the protein MSASWPARADAVLMATYRRAPIVFVRGEGSWLYDEAGKAYLDCLGGVAVCSVGHANPRVARAISDQLGTLVHVSNLFYTVPQVELAERLVARSGLDRVFFANCGATANETAIKLARRWGQQGAQRRHGVISLLGSFHGRTLATLAATGQPEKQAVFEPLPPGFSQVPPEDLDALAAAIEPTTVAVMIETLQGEGGVRPLGPAYLEGLRRLCDERGLLLIVDDVQAGMGRCGRWFSWQDLGLMPDIATTAKALGGGLPIGACLAREGVAAAFRPGDHATTFGGGPAVCRGALAVLDEIDERDLLANCVARGAELRAALERVPGVCAVRGRGLLLGAVLERPCAEALVARALELGLVVNNVRPEVVRFAPPLSITTGEVGEAAERFARALVAVAT; encoded by the coding sequence ATGAGCGCGAGCTGGCCAGCGCGGGCCGACGCCGTGCTGATGGCGACCTATCGCCGCGCGCCGATCGTCTTCGTGCGCGGCGAGGGGAGCTGGCTCTACGACGAGGCTGGCAAGGCCTACCTCGACTGTCTGGGCGGGGTGGCGGTTTGTTCGGTGGGCCACGCCAATCCGCGCGTCGCGCGGGCGATCAGCGACCAGCTCGGCACCCTGGTCCATGTCTCCAACCTCTTTTACACCGTGCCACAGGTCGAGCTGGCGGAGCGGCTGGTCGCGCGCTCGGGCCTCGATCGCGTCTTCTTCGCCAACTGCGGCGCGACGGCCAATGAGACGGCGATCAAGCTCGCGCGGCGCTGGGGTCAGCAGGGCGCGCAGCGGCGCCACGGCGTCATCTCGCTGCTGGGCTCGTTCCACGGCCGCACGCTCGCCACGCTGGCGGCCACCGGGCAGCCCGAGAAGCAGGCGGTCTTTGAGCCGCTGCCGCCGGGCTTCAGCCAGGTGCCGCCCGAGGATCTCGACGCGCTCGCCGCGGCCATCGAGCCGACCACGGTGGCGGTGATGATCGAGACCCTGCAGGGAGAGGGCGGCGTACGCCCGCTCGGTCCAGCCTACCTCGAGGGCCTGCGGCGCCTCTGCGATGAGCGCGGGCTGCTGCTGATCGTCGACGACGTGCAAGCGGGGATGGGACGTTGCGGTCGCTGGTTCTCGTGGCAAGATCTCGGCCTCATGCCCGATATCGCGACCACGGCCAAGGCCCTCGGGGGCGGGCTGCCGATCGGCGCCTGCCTGGCCCGCGAGGGGGTCGCGGCGGCCTTTCGCCCGGGAGACCATGCGACGACCTTCGGCGGTGGCCCGGCCGTCTGTCGCGGCGCCCTCGCGGTGCTCGACGAGATCGACGAGCGCGACCTGCTCGCCAACTGCGTGGCTCGCGGAGCCGAGCTGCGAGCGGCGCTGGAGCGCGTGCCGGGGGTTTGTGCGGTGCGCGGGCGCGGCCTGCTGCTGGGCGCGGTGCTCGAGCGGCCCTGCGCCGAGGCGCTGGTGGCACGCGCGCTCGAGCTCGGGTTGGTGGTCAACAACGTGCGGCCGGAGGTGGTGCGTTTCGCACCGCCCCTCTCGATCACGACCGGCGAGGTCGGCGAGGCAGCGGAGCGTTTCGCGCGGGCGTTGGTCGCGGTCGCGACCTGA